One Gimesia aquarii DNA segment encodes these proteins:
- a CDS encoding GrpB family protein yields MKRAPVELVEYDPEWPDKFEAERAFLMQIIGQWFYGSIEHVGSTAIPGLLAKPVIDIMFGVKSLNESRPAIDVLVNNGYEYWPYKAEVMHWFCKPSDAFRTHHLHLIPFQSPLWNERIQFRDLLITNQKIAKEYSDLKRELAARYKEDRETYTQMKWPFIQRVLEDEK; encoded by the coding sequence ATGAAAAGAGCACCAGTTGAGTTAGTAGAATATGACCCCGAGTGGCCTGACAAGTTTGAAGCTGAGAGGGCCTTCTTAATGCAGATAATTGGCCAATGGTTTTACGGCAGCATAGAGCATGTGGGGAGTACTGCTATTCCAGGACTCCTTGCAAAGCCAGTGATTGATATTATGTTCGGAGTTAAGTCACTCAATGAGTCACGTCCAGCTATTGATGTGCTGGTAAACAATGGGTATGAGTATTGGCCCTACAAAGCGGAAGTTATGCACTGGTTCTGTAAACCATCGGATGCATTTCGAACACATCACCTGCATTTAATACCATTTCAAAGTCCACTCTGGAACGAGCGTATTCAATTCCGTGATCTCTTAATTACTAATCAAAAAATCGCAAAAGAATATTCGGATTTAAAAAGAGAACTTGCCGCACGATATAAGGAAGATCGTGAAACTTATACCCAGATGAAATGGCCGTTTATCCAGCGCGTACTAGAGGATGAAAAATGA